In Bacillus sp. Marseille-Q1617, a genomic segment contains:
- a CDS encoding LytR family transcriptional regulator, which produces MRMEKHTRKKKRKWPKIVGIVLLLFIVAGGVYAYSIYHSLNKAVETMHTPIERDKSSKRTKDIEFKEREPFSVLLMGVDERKNDKGRSDSMIVLTVNPEAESVKMISIPRDTLTEIVGRGTKDKINHAYAFGGVGMAMDTVEGLLDIPVDYYVQVNMEGFKDIVNAVGGVTVNNDLNFSYEGHSFAEGKLKLSGKEALAFSRMRYEDPRGDFGRQLRQREVIQGVIREGASVSSLWNFDNIFDALGNNVKTNLTFDEMVDIQKHYKAASKDIEQIQIKNGSGTKIDGIYYYVIPDEELNSIQTTLQEHLEV; this is translated from the coding sequence ATGAGAATGGAAAAACATACACGAAAAAAGAAACGCAAGTGGCCAAAGATTGTCGGCATTGTTCTACTATTATTTATTGTTGCAGGCGGAGTCTATGCATATAGCATTTATCACTCGTTAAATAAAGCTGTTGAAACCATGCACACTCCGATTGAACGCGATAAATCTTCTAAACGTACGAAAGACATCGAGTTCAAAGAGAGAGAACCGTTCTCTGTGCTATTAATGGGTGTTGATGAACGCAAGAATGACAAAGGCCGTTCAGATTCAATGATCGTGCTTACCGTGAATCCCGAGGCAGAATCCGTCAAAATGATTAGCATCCCGCGTGACACGTTGACTGAAATCGTCGGACGCGGCACGAAAGATAAAATTAATCATGCCTATGCATTCGGCGGAGTGGGAATGGCGATGGATACAGTAGAAGGTCTTCTTGATATACCGGTGGATTATTATGTACAGGTGAATATGGAAGGATTCAAAGACATCGTGAACGCTGTGGGTGGCGTAACCGTAAACAATGACTTGAATTTCAGCTATGAAGGACATTCTTTCGCTGAAGGAAAGCTGAAGCTAAGCGGTAAAGAAGCACTAGCCTTCTCCCGAATGAGATATGAAGATCCACGCGGAGATTTCGGACGCCAGCTGCGTCAACGCGAGGTCATACAAGGAGTCATCCGCGAAGGAGCAAGCGTCTCAAGTTTATGGAATTTCGATAATATCTTTGATGCATTAGGCAATAATGTGAAGACCAACCTGACATTCGATGAAATGGTCGATATCCAGAAGCATTATAAAGCTGCTTCAAAAGACATCGAGCAGATTCAGATAAAGAACGGCTCTGGAACAAAGATCGATGGAATCTATTATTATGTAATTCCTGATGAGGAATTGAATTCGATTCAAACTACTTTACAAGAACATCTGGAAGTTTAA
- a CDS encoding SGNH/GDSL hydrolase family protein produces MKSFLVTVLAISCAVFLFLGNMYWKERTSISATTDETAGKAVDVEETETEIEKEEPEVAEKDGNIESLISNWPEEAQERFISLMKEEETFKVAIVGSPALGDGENGWAPQLKETLHNQYGSTMEVTVFQQDVTSIDFINGEDSEEVLSYEPDLVLLEPFSLVDNSNSVGTVQNHESILMFMSQLGEANEESTLILQPPHPLSGATYYPQQIDSLKEFSEEEGIPYLDHWTAWPEDETLVDYLIESQDTPNEKGHELWSDYLVDYFVNE; encoded by the coding sequence ATGAAAAGCTTTTTAGTCACAGTTCTAGCCATCAGTTGTGCTGTCTTTCTCTTTCTTGGGAATATGTATTGGAAAGAAAGGACATCTATTTCCGCTACCACTGATGAGACAGCAGGTAAAGCAGTAGATGTCGAAGAGACGGAAACAGAAATTGAAAAAGAAGAACCGGAAGTAGCAGAGAAGGATGGGAATATTGAATCTCTTATTTCTAACTGGCCGGAAGAAGCACAGGAGAGATTTATTTCTTTAATGAAAGAAGAAGAAACATTTAAAGTGGCCATCGTCGGCTCTCCCGCTTTAGGGGATGGCGAAAATGGCTGGGCGCCTCAGTTGAAAGAAACACTCCATAATCAATACGGCAGCACAATGGAAGTCACTGTCTTCCAACAGGATGTAACGTCAATCGACTTTATTAATGGAGAGGACAGCGAAGAAGTCCTTTCATATGAACCAGACCTGGTCTTATTGGAGCCATTCTCTTTAGTGGACAATTCAAACAGTGTCGGTACCGTACAGAACCACGAAAGTATCCTGATGTTCATGAGTCAGCTTGGTGAAGCGAATGAAGAAAGCACTCTGATTCTTCAGCCTCCTCATCCACTGTCAGGGGCTACTTATTATCCTCAACAGATCGACTCGCTGAAAGAGTTCTCGGAAGAAGAAGGGATCCCTTACCTGGATCACTGGACAGCCTGGCCGGAAGATGAAACCCTGGTTGATTATTTAATCGAGTCCCAGGATACCCCTAACGAAAAAGGCCATGAACTCTGGTCCGACTATTTGGTTGATTACTTTGTAAATGAGTAA
- a CDS encoding YveK family protein codes for MEETISLRELMETLRKRMQFILMITLTAVIVSGGVSFFLLTPVYQSSTQLLVNQSKSDQPAYNIGEIQTNLQLINTYNVIMKSPAILEKVISDLDLDITASQLNEKLTVASERDSQVINLSVQDTDPKKAAAIANKTAEVFQEEIVKIMNVNNVSVLAKAEVGEDTSPIKPKPLLNIAIAMVVGLMAGVGIAFLLEYLDNTIKTEQEVEKLLGLPVLGSITRIKDQEEKAKSRAQQRRSRLRGERVGS; via the coding sequence ATGGAAGAAACAATCAGTTTGCGAGAGTTAATGGAGACGCTGAGGAAAAGGATGCAATTTATCCTGATGATTACTTTAACCGCTGTAATTGTAAGCGGAGGGGTAAGCTTCTTTCTATTAACACCTGTCTATCAATCCTCAACTCAGCTTCTAGTCAATCAATCAAAGTCGGATCAGCCGGCTTATAATATAGGAGAAATTCAAACGAATCTTCAATTGATTAACACATATAACGTAATCATGAAAAGTCCTGCTATCTTAGAGAAAGTTATTTCTGATCTGGACTTAGACATTACGGCATCTCAATTAAATGAAAAACTAACTGTCGCGAGCGAAAGGGATTCACAAGTAATCAACTTGTCTGTGCAAGATACTGATCCGAAGAAAGCCGCTGCCATTGCAAATAAAACAGCAGAAGTCTTTCAAGAAGAAATCGTAAAAATCATGAACGTTAATAACGTAAGCGTCCTGGCCAAGGCTGAAGTTGGGGAAGATACATCACCGATTAAACCAAAGCCACTTCTTAATATTGCTATTGCTATGGTCGTGGGATTAATGGCTGGTGTCGGTATTGCGTTCTTATTGGAATACCTCGATAACACAATTAAGACAGAACAAGAAGTAGAAAAACTTCTGGGATTACCGGTTCTGGGTTCAATCACTAGAATCAAAGATCAAGAAGAGAAGGCCAAGAGCCGTGCACAACAACGCAGATCAAGACTAAGGGGTGAGAGAGTTGGCTCTTAA
- a CDS encoding CpsD/CapB family tyrosine-protein kinase — protein sequence MVNTKRKLITKTDPMSPISEQYKTIRTNINFSFIDEELKSLMVTSSGPGEGKSTTSANLGVVFAQEGKKVLLVDADMRKPTAHYTFGLNNTYGLTSVLTRQKPLTEVTHSSDVENLDLLTCGPIPPNPAELLNSVRMQYFFKELYEEYDMVIFDTPPVLAVTDAQILANQCQGTVLVISSGTTEVERAVKSKELLESAKAKLVGVVLNNREMKDTDYYYYGGKN from the coding sequence ATGGTGAACACAAAACGTAAACTAATTACGAAAACAGATCCAATGTCCCCTATATCCGAACAATATAAAACCATTCGAACGAATATAAACTTCTCATTTATCGATGAAGAGTTGAAATCTTTAATGGTTACTTCATCAGGACCGGGAGAAGGGAAGTCTACAACCTCTGCCAATCTGGGTGTCGTATTCGCTCAAGAAGGAAAGAAAGTTCTCCTGGTAGATGCTGATATGCGTAAACCAACCGCCCATTATACATTTGGATTAAATAATACGTATGGATTAACGAGTGTGTTAACCAGACAGAAACCATTAACTGAAGTCACTCATTCTTCGGATGTGGAAAATTTGGACTTACTCACCTGTGGGCCGATTCCGCCAAATCCGGCAGAACTCCTCAATTCAGTCAGAATGCAATATTTCTTTAAAGAATTATACGAAGAATATGACATGGTCATTTTCGATACACCACCTGTATTAGCGGTAACAGATGCCCAAATACTTGCGAACCAATGTCAAGGGACTGTGCTAGTAATCAGTTCGGGAACTACAGAAGTGGAGAGGGCAGTTAAATCAAAAGAACTGTTGGAATCTGCTAAAGCTAAACTTGTTGGAGTCGTGTTAAATAATCGTGAAATGAAAGATACGGATTATTATTACTATGGTGGTAAAAATTAA
- a CDS encoding tyrosine-protein phosphatase, with the protein MIDIHSHILPGIDDGARTMNDSIDMAKQAVSEGIHTIIATPHHMNGKYDNLKSDILPLVSELNETLKQEAIDLQVLPGQECRIYGEILEDYQKGDILTLNKDSQYLFIEFPSNSVPRYAERLLYELQVEGLTPVIVHPERNAELIERPDKLYKFVINGAATQLTASSLVGYFGKNIQKFSQQMIEANLAHFIASDAHNINNRTFKMEEAMNYVEKKFGIDSLYYFTENAEMLVDNKTIYREVPEEIKKKKFLGIF; encoded by the coding sequence ATGATCGATATACACAGCCACATCCTACCAGGGATTGACGATGGTGCCAGAACAATGAATGACAGTATAGATATGGCTAAGCAAGCTGTATCTGAAGGTATCCATACCATCATCGCGACTCCTCATCATATGAACGGAAAGTACGACAACCTAAAGTCGGACATCCTTCCACTCGTAAGTGAACTAAATGAAACATTAAAGCAAGAAGCGATCGATCTCCAAGTGTTGCCTGGACAGGAATGCCGTATCTACGGTGAAATTCTTGAAGACTATCAAAAAGGTGACATTCTAACACTAAACAAAGATTCTCAGTACTTGTTTATAGAATTCCCATCAAACTCAGTTCCTAGATATGCTGAAAGGTTGCTTTACGAGCTTCAAGTAGAGGGACTAACACCAGTGATCGTTCATCCGGAAAGAAATGCAGAACTAATTGAACGTCCTGACAAGTTGTATAAATTCGTTATAAACGGAGCTGCTACACAATTGACAGCTTCCAGTCTCGTTGGGTATTTCGGTAAAAACATTCAAAAATTTTCTCAGCAAATGATCGAAGCAAACCTGGCGCATTTCATTGCTTCAGATGCGCACAACATTAATAACCGAACATTTAAGATGGAAGAAGCGATGAACTACGTAGAGAAAAAGTTCGGTATAGACAGTCTCTATTACTTTACAGAAAATGCGGAAATGCTTGTAGATAATAAAACCATATATAGAGAGGTTCCGGAAGAAATCAAAAAGAAAAAATTCCTTGGAATCTTCTAG
- the galU gene encoding UTP--glucose-1-phosphate uridylyltransferase GalU → MKKVRKAIIPAAGLGTRFLPATKAMPKEMLPIVDKPTIQYIVEEAIASGIEDIIIVTGKGKRAIEDHFDYAPELERNLAEKGKNDLLKKVQHSSKLANIHYIRQKEPKGLGHAVWCARNFIGDEPFAVLLGDDIVVSKVPCVQQLINQYQETGRSIIGVQTVDYSQTNRYGIIDPLYSEGSSYQVRRFVEKPEIDSAPSNLAIMGRYLLTPEIFELLEIQEEGANGEIQLTDAIQRLNEIQNVYAYEFEGQRYDVGEKLGFIETTIEFALNNDELKIPLLKYLKKTIEKQKINI, encoded by the coding sequence ATGAAAAAAGTAAGAAAAGCAATTATTCCAGCTGCTGGATTAGGTACACGTTTTTTGCCAGCTACAAAAGCTATGCCTAAAGAGATGTTACCAATAGTGGATAAACCTACAATTCAGTACATAGTGGAGGAAGCTATTGCCTCTGGAATAGAAGATATCATAATTGTTACAGGTAAAGGGAAACGGGCTATTGAAGATCACTTTGATTATGCTCCAGAACTTGAGAGGAACCTTGCTGAAAAAGGTAAAAATGATTTATTAAAAAAAGTTCAACACTCAAGCAAGCTGGCAAATATTCACTATATAAGGCAGAAAGAACCCAAAGGACTTGGTCATGCAGTTTGGTGTGCTAGAAATTTCATAGGAGATGAACCTTTTGCTGTTTTATTAGGAGATGACATTGTAGTAAGTAAGGTTCCGTGTGTTCAACAACTTATTAATCAATATCAAGAGACGGGAAGATCGATAATTGGCGTACAAACAGTAGACTATAGCCAAACTAATCGTTACGGAATAATCGATCCTCTATATAGTGAGGGGAGTAGCTATCAAGTTCGTAGGTTCGTAGAAAAGCCAGAAATTGATTCTGCTCCATCAAACCTTGCGATAATGGGGCGTTACTTACTTACCCCAGAAATTTTTGAGTTACTTGAAATACAGGAAGAAGGAGCAAATGGAGAAATACAGTTAACGGACGCTATACAAAGATTAAATGAAATTCAGAATGTATATGCTTATGAGTTTGAAGGGCAACGCTACGACGTAGGTGAGAAATTAGGTTTTATAGAAACTACTATAGAATTCGCTCTCAATAATGATGAATTAAAGATACCATTATTAAAATATTTGAAGAAAACTATTGAAAAACAAAAAATAAATATATAG
- a CDS encoding exopolysaccharide biosynthesis polyprenyl glycosylphosphotransferase produces MENSVKDSFLNKESKRYIYTVAKSLIDILLTLIALPFALLIVFLFGVLIKIETPGPIFFFQERVGKNGKYFKVIKLRSMRVDAEKNGAQWATKNDPRVTKIGSFIRRTRIDELPQLINVLKGEMSFVGPRPERPFFTAKFNEEIPGFINRLSVKPGLTGWAQVNGGYDITPEEKLKLDIYYLNNKSLKLDMEILYKTIIVCLSGAGSR; encoded by the coding sequence ATGGAAAATAGCGTTAAAGACTCTTTTTTAAACAAGGAAAGTAAAAGATATATCTATACTGTTGCTAAATCCTTGATAGATATATTATTGACACTTATAGCACTTCCGTTTGCATTGTTAATAGTTTTTCTTTTTGGAGTTTTGATAAAGATTGAAACTCCCGGTCCAATTTTCTTCTTTCAAGAGAGGGTCGGCAAGAACGGGAAGTATTTCAAAGTAATTAAATTAAGATCAATGAGAGTTGATGCGGAAAAGAATGGGGCGCAATGGGCAACAAAAAATGATCCTAGGGTGACTAAAATCGGCAGTTTTATTAGGAGAACTAGAATAGATGAATTACCTCAACTTATTAATGTCCTAAAGGGAGAAATGAGTTTTGTAGGGCCACGACCAGAACGTCCTTTTTTCACTGCAAAATTTAATGAAGAAATACCTGGTTTCATTAATAGACTTTCAGTTAAACCTGGCTTGACAGGGTGGGCTCAAGTAAATGGGGGATATGACATTACTCCTGAGGAAAAATTGAAACTAGATATTTATTATCTTAATAACAAAAGTCTAAAATTGGATATGGAAATCCTTTATAAAACAATAATTGTGTGTCTATCTGGGGCTGGTTCAAGATGA
- a CDS encoding O-antigen ligase family protein: MRKDKLISTLMGISIFGIVFGGALKTIPFLGLGSIINLAFLLLITVLAVFQGKGSINFESKMVFGLLFICCVYVLYSIFVYSHEEEYLKYLIKFIGMTYAIIIIAVFAKKEDINSFINFTLVIALILLVFDLSGLKAVGDDVNYLTRPHLYGAATCVLMVKALNSIKQFFVNSILIILYIYVIIDYGSRGPLLFIGFTFILIAILFSKNRVRNTIFLLIISVIVKFNIETILESNQLLVYRFNRLFYSIEEEPRFQLYSKTIEYILNNPLGYGFYAHKTLIGEKYVESFPLEMLLNFGIITFILFLYLLVRLLRYVINHLGDTSKISLFTIFIYLLLSFSRSWSFSDGMVLFIIYLLIFIKNKKGDNNVLGNNSYS, from the coding sequence ATGAGAAAAGATAAGCTCATTAGTACATTAATGGGGATTTCAATATTTGGAATTGTTTTTGGGGGAGCCCTAAAAACAATTCCTTTTCTTGGCTTAGGTTCAATCATTAACCTCGCCTTTTTACTACTGATAACTGTTTTAGCTGTTTTTCAGGGGAAGGGATCTATCAATTTCGAATCCAAAATGGTATTTGGTCTTCTATTCATTTGCTGTGTTTATGTACTTTATTCTATTTTTGTATACTCACATGAAGAAGAATATTTAAAATATTTAATCAAGTTCATAGGAATGACTTATGCAATCATTATAATTGCGGTTTTTGCAAAGAAGGAAGACATTAATAGTTTTATAAACTTTACTTTAGTAATAGCTCTTATTTTATTAGTATTTGACCTATCAGGTTTGAAAGCAGTAGGGGATGATGTGAATTACTTAACCAGGCCTCACCTTTACGGGGCGGCAACTTGTGTTCTCATGGTGAAGGCATTAAATTCAATTAAACAATTTTTTGTAAACTCCATTCTAATTATTTTGTACATCTATGTAATTATTGATTATGGAAGTAGAGGCCCACTTCTTTTTATTGGATTCACATTTATTCTGATTGCCATTTTGTTCAGTAAAAATAGAGTGAGAAATACAATATTTCTATTAATAATAAGCGTTATAGTTAAGTTCAATATTGAAACTATTTTGGAAAGTAATCAATTGCTTGTATATAGATTTAATCGTTTATTCTATTCAATAGAAGAAGAACCAAGATTTCAATTGTATAGTAAAACTATAGAATATATTCTAAATAATCCTTTAGGCTATGGTTTTTATGCCCATAAAACATTAATAGGGGAAAAATATGTAGAATCATTCCCTTTAGAAATGTTATTGAACTTTGGAATTATTACTTTTATTCTATTTTTATATTTATTAGTACGATTACTAAGATATGTAATTAATCACTTAGGCGATACTTCTAAAATAAGTTTGTTTACTATATTTATTTATTTACTCCTAAGTTTTAGTAGGAGTTGGTCATTTTCTGATGGAATGGTGTTATTTATTATATACTTATTGATATTTATTAAAAACAAAAAAGGTGATAATAATGTTCTCGGTAATAATTCCTACTCATAA
- a CDS encoding glycosyltransferase family A protein, whose product MFSVIIPTHNRLDLLKRALSSLEKQTYKEFEVIVIDDGNTLNKHDKEEVLSFKLNIKILNNKESKGPSESRNLGVSNAKYEWVAFLDDDDEFVENKLDTIKKHITLKNPDLIHHDATIKMVHEKFNYKTKSFQSLNYQNDLFIKNIIGGTPVVVVKKEILKEAGGFSKDLEALEDYELWIKISKNTNNIIYLSEELTLCNYYTRKKSVSKNIENNKNALKKIYNKYEKEISNLNNSQRKKRKVWIYDMLAHKYLCLYQRASTLYYLKSFKTIPNVSKILVAIISLISPKMVFYFRSKL is encoded by the coding sequence ATGTTCTCGGTAATAATTCCTACTCATAATAGACTAGATTTATTAAAAAGGGCTTTAAGCTCTTTAGAAAAACAAACATATAAAGAATTTGAAGTAATAGTAATTGATGATGGTAATACATTAAATAAACACGATAAAGAAGAAGTACTGTCTTTCAAATTAAACATAAAAATATTGAATAATAAAGAATCTAAAGGGCCGTCAGAATCAAGAAATTTAGGAGTTTCTAACGCAAAGTATGAGTGGGTAGCCTTTCTTGATGATGATGATGAATTTGTAGAAAATAAACTTGATACTATTAAAAAACATATCACCTTAAAGAATCCAGATTTAATACATCATGACGCTACAATTAAGATGGTTCATGAAAAATTCAATTATAAAACTAAATCGTTTCAATCACTAAATTACCAAAACGATTTATTTATAAAAAACATAATTGGTGGTACTCCTGTTGTTGTAGTGAAAAAAGAAATACTAAAAGAAGCTGGAGGTTTTTCAAAAGATCTTGAAGCATTAGAAGATTATGAACTTTGGATAAAAATTTCAAAAAATACTAACAATATAATTTACTTATCTGAAGAACTAACATTATGCAATTACTATACTCGAAAAAAAAGTGTTTCTAAAAACATTGAGAATAATAAAAATGCTTTGAAAAAAATATATAATAAATATGAAAAAGAAATAAGTAATTTAAACAATTCTCAAAGAAAAAAACGAAAAGTTTGGATTTACGATATGCTTGCTCATAAGTATCTCTGCTTATACCAAAGAGCAAGTACTTTATATTACTTAAAATCTTTTAAAACAATTCCTAATGTTTCAAAGATCTTAGTAGCAATAATAAGTCTGATATCTCCCAAAATGGTTTTTTATTTTAGGTCAAAATTATAA
- a CDS encoding glycosyltransferase, whose product MENKITIILATYNAEQYLNDCLNSISSQSYKNFNVNIIDDHSNDNTVKIIKDWCEIDPRFNLIDIHSQNKGLTYTLNELLESSDSEIIARMDADDLMMVNRLEKQYKFLIENPEISVVGSWAIEIDEDNHLGKIRKVPMSNKSINKVIPFVNPIIHPSVMFRKNDIVKIGSYNEKYRFAQDYELWFKCVENKLKLFNINEPLIKYRVSSKHVEKRKISYRLIDFKIRWQGTKKLKIIFPVRVFSSIIPILLGIIPNNIKRIALKYSHKIDPRYLKE is encoded by the coding sequence ATGGAAAATAAAATAACAATTATCTTAGCCACATATAATGCTGAACAATATTTAAACGATTGTCTTAACAGTATTTCATCACAATCTTATAAGAATTTTAATGTAAATATTATTGATGACCATTCAAACGATAATACAGTAAAAATTATAAAAGACTGGTGTGAAATAGATCCACGATTTAATTTAATTGATATTCACTCTCAAAATAAAGGGTTAACTTATACGTTAAATGAGTTATTAGAGTCCAGTGATTCTGAGATTATTGCAAGAATGGATGCAGATGACTTGATGATGGTTAATCGATTAGAAAAACAATATAAATTCCTTATAGAAAATCCTGAGATTAGTGTGGTTGGTTCTTGGGCTATTGAAATCGACGAGGATAATCACTTAGGTAAAATAAGAAAAGTTCCAATGAGTAATAAGAGTATAAATAAAGTAATTCCTTTTGTTAACCCAATTATTCACCCATCGGTTATGTTCAGAAAAAATGATATAGTTAAGATTGGTTCTTATAATGAAAAATATCGTTTTGCTCAAGATTATGAACTTTGGTTTAAGTGTGTAGAGAATAAACTTAAACTGTTTAATATAAATGAACCTCTTATAAAATATAGAGTAAGCAGCAAACATGTAGAAAAAAGAAAAATTAGTTATAGATTAATAGATTTTAAAATTCGTTGGCAAGGAACGAAGAAGTTAAAGATTATCTTTCCAGTAAGAGTTTTTTCATCTATAATTCCTATTTTGCTCGGTATAATCCCAAACAATATTAAAAGAATTGCTTTAAAATATAGTCATAAAATTGATCCAAGATATCTTAAAGAATAA
- a CDS encoding glycosyltransferase, with translation MKKIQIDEIVIIILNYSNYNLTKNAVNNLLLNAIKYPIVIVDNNSPNESYSILKDYYSDNTNIHVIQTKNNGGYSKGNNFGIKYAESKYKNLKYICIMNPDIELKDSKIIDNLILLLNSSSQYASATGIQILNGQKVHGWELPSYLTLIFKESILFNKLNFMKKRMKEKVNESILEQEVLSGCFFVINKEIFKDIGYFDENVFLYFEEDILSHKLMQRGWKSVIDLNQSFYHNHNHKKSRTLKSLLKDYSIFVESKKYYCNKYMKKKPDLLFYISAIFHKYVELPLKYLIKYKIGM, from the coding sequence ATGAAAAAAATTCAAATTGATGAAATAGTAATAATAATTCTAAATTATTCTAATTACAATTTAACAAAGAATGCTGTAAACAATTTATTGTTAAACGCTATAAAATACCCGATTGTTATAGTTGATAATAACTCACCAAACGAAAGTTATTCAATTTTAAAAGATTACTATAGTGATAATACTAATATACATGTTATACAAACGAAAAATAATGGTGGCTATTCCAAAGGTAATAACTTTGGAATAAAATATGCTGAGAGCAAATATAAAAATTTAAAATATATATGTATTATGAATCCAGATATTGAACTAAAAGACTCTAAAATTATTGATAATTTAATATTACTATTAAACTCTTCTTCACAATATGCTTCAGCTACGGGCATTCAGATTTTAAATGGACAAAAAGTACACGGATGGGAATTGCCCTCATATCTAACGCTTATTTTTAAAGAGAGTATATTGTTTAATAAGTTAAATTTTATGAAGAAAAGAATGAAAGAAAAAGTTAATGAATCAATACTTGAGCAAGAAGTTCTATCGGGTTGTTTTTTTGTAATTAATAAAGAAATATTCAAAGATATAGGGTATTTTGATGAAAATGTTTTTCTTTACTTTGAAGAAGATATATTGTCCCATAAATTAATGCAAAGAGGCTGGAAAAGTGTTATAGATTTAAATCAATCTTTTTATCATAATCACAACCATAAAAAATCTAGAACTTTAAAATCTTTGCTAAAAGACTATTCAATATTTGTAGAGTCTAAGAAATATTATTGTAATAAATACATGAAGAAAAAACCTGATTTACTATTCTATATTAGTGCAATTTTTCATAAATATGTTGAATTGCCTTTAAAGTATCTTATTAAGTATAAAATAGGTATGTAA
- a CDS encoding CatB-related O-acetyltransferase, translated as MFSSIKKKLNLYLLKRKWRKKNSHNKTTINSIFPFEVVDVGNYTYGTLNISYFGSEDEKLDIGNLVSIGGNVLFMLGGNHQYNTLTTYPFKVKVLMEKSEALTKGPIIIEDDVWIGNNVIILSGIKIGKGAIIAAGSVITRDVEPYSIVGGNPASLIKYRFEKSLRDKLIEIDLGEIDDQLIQENLDLFYTPVDSTNIAKIIKKLS; from the coding sequence ATGTTTTCATCTATTAAAAAGAAACTAAATTTGTACTTGTTAAAAAGAAAATGGAGAAAAAAAAACTCACATAATAAAACCACTATTAATAGCATATTTCCTTTTGAAGTTGTTGATGTGGGTAACTATACCTATGGAACTTTAAATATCAGTTATTTTGGAAGTGAAGATGAGAAGTTAGATATTGGAAATCTAGTGTCAATCGGTGGAAATGTATTATTTATGCTGGGAGGAAATCACCAATATAATACGTTAACAACATATCCTTTTAAAGTAAAAGTATTAATGGAGAAAAGTGAAGCTTTAACAAAAGGGCCAATTATAATTGAAGACGATGTATGGATAGGAAATAATGTAATAATTTTATCAGGAATTAAAATAGGAAAAGGTGCTATTATTGCTGCTGGAAGCGTAATAACAAGAGATGTTGAACCTTACAGTATAGTTGGAGGGAATCCAGCTTCATTAATTAAATATAGATTTGAAAAAAGTCTTAGAGATAAATTAATAGAAATAGACTTAGGTGAAATTGATGATCAACTTATACAAGAAAACCTAGACTTATTTTATACACCAGTAGATAGTACTAATATTGCAAAAATAATTAAAAAGTTATCCTAA